A genomic stretch from Mustelus asterias unplaced genomic scaffold, sMusAst1.hap1.1 HAP1_SCAFFOLD_63, whole genome shotgun sequence includes:
- the LOC144483373 gene encoding uncharacterized protein LOC144483373 produces the protein MEKPWKCGDCGKGFSYPSLLENHRRSHTGERPFTCSVCGEGFIQSSGLWSHQRIHTEEKPFTCTSCGKRFRHSSALTVHQRSHTGERPFICSVCGKGFTQSFHLLSHQRVHTGERPFTCSDCGKGFTGSSHLLSHQRVHIEEKPFSCTDCGRSFRQASSLIAHQRIHTGERPFTCFVCGKGFTVLPTLLRHQKIHTEEKPFSCTDCGKNFRQSSNLTAHRRTHTAERPFTCSVCGKGFNRPSNLSAHQRVHTGERPFTCSVCGKGFAKSFNLLAHQCTHTKRPFNCSVCGKGFTQSQWLLRHQQVHK, from the coding sequence atggagaaaccgtggaaatgtggggactgtgggaaaggattcagttacccttccctgctggaaaaccatcggcgcagtcacactggtgagagaccgttcacctgttctgtctgtggggagggattcattcagtcatctggcctttggtctcaccagagaattcacactgaggaaaagccattcacctgcacctcctgtgggaagaggttcaggcattcttcagcactcactgtgcaccaacgcagtcacaccggggagagaccattcatctgctccgtgtgtgggaagggattcactcagtcattccacctgctgtcacaccagcgagttcatactggggagaggccgttcacctgctccgactgtgggaagggattcactgggtcatcccacttactgtcacaccagcgagttcacattgaggagaagccattcagctgcactgactgtggacggagtttcagacaggcatcctccctcattgcacaccagcgaattcacactggggagagaccgtttacttgctttgtgtgtggaaagggattcacagttttacccacactgctgagacaccagaaaattcacactgaagagaagccattcagctgcactgactgtggaaagaatttcaggcagtcatccaacctcactgctcaccgacgcactcacactgcagagagaccattcacatgctccgtgtgtgggaagggattcaatcggccatccaacctctctgctcaccagcgagttcacacaggggagaggccattcacttgctccgtgtgtgggaaaggattcgcaaagtctttcaacctgctggctcaccaatgcactcacactaagaggccattcaactgctctgtgtgtgggaagggattcactcagtcacaatggctcctgagacatcaacaagttcacaagtga